Within the Magnetococcales bacterium genome, the region GCCAGGAAGACGCGAACGGGTTGGTCCGCCCTCCAGTCGGGTTGCACGGCGGCCACCTCCGCAACACGGTGGTGGAAACGGATCAGCCGCAGCAGTTGCAACACATCCAGACTCAGCGCCGCCAGACCGGCCCGTCGCCAGGAGACGGCATCCCCCTCGTCGAAGGCAATCAACTGGGGCCAGCGCAAGCGGGTCTTCATGAAAAATTCGAAATAGTGCTCCACCGGCACAAAGAGCAGATTTTCCGGCCACTCCGCTTCGGAACCGGGGGGGCGGGTATCGGCATAACAGAGCTGCTGCCCGTCCACCGACTGGGTACATGCCACCCGATAGTGTTTTGCCGCCTCCTGCCCCGCCAGAGCGCCATCGAGAAAGAGGGTGTCCATGCGGGGATCCTCCCGTTGCGCCGCACCGGCCCGGTGGGTGCGGATGCGATCCAGCACCCAGGCCAGCCGATGGAAACCCCGCGATTTCAGATGGGGAACCTCGTCGCCCAGCCCCTGCCCCTCCACCCAAAAAGGCAGCCCTTCCCGCAGCAGCCGGATGCTCTCTTCGTACTCCTGGCGACGTATGGCCATCAGCGTCAGACTGGTGCGGGCCTGGGCCAGTCCCGGTTTGAGTTCCAAAGCCAGACGAAAGGAGCGTTCGGCCTCCTCGATGCGGCCACACCCCACCAGCGCATTGCCCAGACTGTTGCAGGCCAGGGCATCGCCGGGACGGGCGCTCAGTACCCGCCGGAAGGCATCCACCGCTTCGACCGCCCGTCCCGAATCGAAGAGAATCATGCCCAGCCGGCTGAGTCCGTCGGGGTGCGATGGCGCAAAGAGCAGAAACTTGCGGCAGGCCGCTTCCGCTTCGAGCAGACGCTTCTCCCGATGCAGGCGCACCGCTTCGTAATAGTCGTTCACGCTCATGGCGCACCTCGCTGCCGCAGATACTGTTCCATGTACCGGTTGTCGAAGGAGACCTGACACCATTTGCCGCACACCGGGATATCCTCCCCCCGCGCCACCTCGGCAAACAGCTCGCGGCGGTAGTCGCCATGCCAGATAGCGTGCAGCGAGGCCTCGTGGATGTTGCCGAAGCGGCTCTCCCGATAGTAGTTGCGGGCACATGAGAAGAGATTGCCCTGATAATCCAGGTTGGTGCGGAAATGGATGCCGTGGCAGCGGCTCCAACACGCCTCGTCCGCCCCCGAGAAGCTGTTCCAGCGCACCTCCAGCCGGGGTTCCGCCGCTTCCAGCGCCTTCATCAGGGCCAACGCCTCCTCGGGGACGGGGTTGAGCCCCCCTTCCCGATTGATGCGATTGCGCAACACCACCCGGTCGGCCTCCATCTCCCGCGCCAGCTCCATCAGGGAGGGCAGCGAGGCCCAGTTTTCGTCGTAGACGATGCATTGCAGGGCCAGCCGCACCCCGAGGCCACGCGCCTTGCGCAAGGCATTGGCGTTGCGGAAGTTCTCCCGCAGACGGAGGTATTCATCGGCGTGGCACTGATGGATGCGGGTATAGGTTTCCGCATCGCCGCCGTTGACGCTGAAGCGGATCCAGGCGGCCCAGGGCAGGATGGCCTCGGCGCGGGCCGGGCTCAAAGACGCGCCGTTGGAACTGAAGGCCATGTCGAGGCCCAACTCGTGACCGTGCTGCATGAAGCGGGCAAAATGGGGGTGCAGCAGGGGTTCCCCGGATCCGGCGAAATAACACTCCACACCGCCCAGGTCACGGAACTCCTGCAAAAACCGCAAAAAGACGGCCGGCTCCATGAAGTGCCGGTTATCGAAGCTGGTGAACATCTGGCTGCCGCAATGGCGACAGTTGTGGTTGCAGCCGTGGGTGATGGCCACCTCCACCGCCAGGGGGCGGGAGACCTCGCCCCGGCTCCAGGCTTCCAGCCGCTCGGGATAACCGCTCAGTTTGCCGCGCCCGATCTGCCCCTGGAGCGGAGTGGTCATGGCCGCGCTCCCTCAAGGTGTTGAAGGAGATCGCGCCGGCGCTCGCCGATGCGTTTCGCCGGAATGCCCGCGTAGATACCCCAGGGGTCCAGCGACTCCTTGACCAGGGAGAGGGCCCCCACGGAGACCCCTTCGCCCAGCACGCAGCCCGGCAGAATCACGCTGCCCGCGCCGACGATGACGTGGCGGCGCAGAATCACTTCGGCGCGTTGCCCACCGGTCAGATGGGCGGGCCAGGTGGGATTGGTGAGATGGCCGCCGGAGTAGTCGTCGCTGGACGAAAAGATCTTCACACCGGGCGCCAGGGTGACCCCCTCTTCCAGGGTGATGCCCGCGGTGGCCCCCAGATAGCCGTAATTGGCCACGTAACTG harbors:
- a CDS encoding radical SAM protein, whose protein sequence is MTTPLQGQIGRGKLSGYPERLEAWSRGEVSRPLAVEVAITHGCNHNCRHCGSQMFTSFDNRHFMEPAVFLRFLQEFRDLGGVECYFAGSGEPLLHPHFARFMQHGHELGLDMAFSSNGASLSPARAEAILPWAAWIRFSVNGGDAETYTRIHQCHADEYLRLRENFRNANALRKARGLGVRLALQCIVYDENWASLPSLMELAREMEADRVVLRNRINREGGLNPVPEEALALMKALEAAEPRLEVRWNSFSGADEACWSRCHGIHFRTNLDYQGNLFSCARNYYRESRFGNIHEASLHAIWHGDYRRELFAEVARGEDIPVCGKWCQVSFDNRYMEQYLRQRGAP
- a CDS encoding acyltransferase; translated protein: MAHLGGAYWNDTLLRNAGFRTLGDGVKVHERASLYHVENISLGHQVRIDDFVLIVATGFLIMGDHSYVANYGYLGATAGITLEEGVTLAPGVKIFSSSDDYSGGHLTNPTWPAHLTGGQRAEVILRRHVIVGAGSVILPGCVLGEGVSVGALSLVKESLDPWGIYAGIPAKRIGERRRDLLQHLEGARP